In Phoenix dactylifera cultivar Barhee BC4 chromosome 11, palm_55x_up_171113_PBpolish2nd_filt_p, whole genome shotgun sequence, the following are encoded in one genomic region:
- the LOC103697175 gene encoding LOW QUALITY PROTEIN: ATP synthase gamma chain 1, chloroplastic-like (The sequence of the model RefSeq protein was modified relative to this genomic sequence to represent the inferred CDS: deleted 1 base in 1 codon) — translation MSCSNLTMWASPRPSLRPDFDSLCSRSLIAPSRLFSASPSPSSHRVPSTAVHCGLRELRGRIDSVKNTQKITEAMKLVAAAKVRRAQEAVVSGRPFSETLVEVLYNINEQLQTEDVDIPLTKVRPVKKIALVVVTGDRGLCGGFNNYIIKKAESRIADIKKLGLDYTVISVGKKGNTYFQRRPYIPVDRFLVGGSLPTSKEAQAIADDVFSLFVSEEVDKVELLYTKFVSLVKSDPVIHTLLPLSPRGEICDINGVCVDAADDELFRLTTKEGKLTVERETVRTPTPAFSPILQFEQDPVQILDALLPLYLNSQILRALQESLASELAARMSAMSNATDNAIELKRSLSIAYNRQRQAKITGELLEIVAGADALT, via the exons ATGTCCTGCTCCAATCTCACAATGTGGGCATCTCCCAGACCCTCGCTTCGCCCTGATTTCGACTCCCTTTGTTCCCGCTCCCTCATCGCCCCCTCCCGGCTCTTCTCGGCATCACCTTCGCCCTCCTCCCACCGCGTTCCGTCGACCGCCGTCCATTGCGGCCTCCGCGAGCTCCGCGGGCGCATCGACTCCGTGAAGAATACCCAGAAGATCACCGAGGCCATGAAGCTCGTCGCCGCCGCTAAGGTCCGCCGAGCCCAGGAGGCCGTCGTCAGCGGCCGCCCCTTCTCCGAGACACTCGTCGAGGTCCTCTACAACATCAACGAGCAGCTCCAGACCGAGGACGTCGACATCCCCCTCACCAAGGTCCGCCCCGTCAAGAAGATCGCCCTCGTCGTCGTCACCGGCGACCGCGGCCTCTGCGGCGGCTTCAACAACTACATCATCAAGAAGGCCGAGTCCCGCATCGCCGATATCAAGAAGCTCGGCCTCGACTACACCGTCATCAGCGTCGGCAAGAAGGGCAACACCTACTTCCAGCGCCGCCCCTACATCCCCGTCGACCGCTTCCTCGTGGGCGGCAGCCTCCCCACCTCCAAAGAAGCTCAGGCCATCGCCGACGACGTCTTCTCCCTATTCGTCAGTGAGGAGGTCGACAAGGTGGAGCTCCTCTATACTAAATTCGTCTCCCTCGTCAAGTCCGACCCCGTGATCCACaccctcctccccctctcccccAGAGGTGAAATCTGCGATATCAATGGCGTGTGCGTCGATGCCGCCGACGATGAGCTCTTCCGGCTCACGACCAAGGAGGGGAAGCTGACGGTGGAGCGCGAGACCGTCCGGACCCCGACACCAGCCTTCTCGCCGATCCTTCAGTTCGAGCAGGAC CCAGTTCAAATACTTGATGCTCTGCTGCCGCTGTACCTCAACAGCCAGATTCTCAGGGCCTTGCAGGAGTCGCTGGCGAGCGAGCTCGCTGCAAGGATGAGCGCGATGAGCAATGCAACGGACAATGCCATTGAGCTGAAGCGATCCCTGTCGATTGCCTACAATAGGCAGCGGCAGGCCAAAATTACTGGGGAGCTCTTGGAGATTGTCGCTGGTGCTGACGCCCTCACCTAG